The region TAGGGTGCTTCATAGCTTTAGTAGTCGCTATAACGGTTAGTCCCATCATATCACCATTCTGATAATTACCACGAATTTGGTATTCCTTTTGATTGACCCATTCAGTTACACCTGTTTTGGGTGAGTCAGGGATTAACTGATCTTTTTTGTCATTTTTAATTTTATCCATATCAGATTGTAACTGGGCACTTTGTTTCTTTAAATCTGATGCTTGTTGTTGCATTGCCTTCATTTTTTGCATGGCTTGCACACGTTCTGCAGCAGGCATGGCCGCCAATTCCGCTTGTGCTTTTTTGGGATCAGCAGGTGCTTGCTTTTTTAACTCAGCACCTTCTTTTTGTAGCTTTTGAGCTAGTTGCTGATCCGATTTTGACATGTTCATACCAACAATTGCCTGATTAAATGAATCTTTAAATTTTGAAAAATCTGCCAAACGTTTTTCTTTTTCCACAGTTACGGTTTTGCTAATTGTTGAACCGTCATTTTTTGCAGTGACCTTAACTTTTTGTTCTTTAGTAGTTGATGGAATCTCAATTGTATATGCGCCACCAACATTTTTGGTGCTTTGAGTAGCAGCATTATCAATTGAATAAGAAACTTTCGCTTTGGAGGCAACTCGTCCCTTAATGATGGCAACCATCCCATCTGCCTTTTTTGTAGAAGCGCCAACAGTTAAGTTGTCACGGCTACAACCAGCCAATGCAAGTGCAACTGCACCAAGTGATAATAGAAGTCCAATTTTTTTATTCATTATTTCCAACCCTCATTATAAAATATGACACACTGTCATTAGATTCAATTAGTATACACCTTTTTTAATTAAAAGTATTATTGAGCTCATTCTAGTAAAACACGAACTTTAATTAAGCAAAAAAACTTTTAGTTCGTTATTTACAAATTAATGGTCATGCAATATAATTGATGTTGAATTTAAAACAATAAACACGAACAAACGAGGAGAAAACTAGTGAACTCAATTGCAAAATATTTTAAGTTTTCCGAATTAAAAACAAATTACCGAACAGAAATAATTGCAGGATTAACAACTTATATTTCAATGGTTTATATTATGTTTGTTAATCCAAACGTTTTAGGAGCGTCTGGAATGGATAAGGGAGCTGTTTTTACGGCAACCGGATTAGCGAGTGCATTTGGATGTATGTTAATGGGGATTTTAGCCAACTATCCGATTGCATCGGCACCAGCGCTGGGCATTAACGCATTCTTTGCTTATTCAGTATCAATTGGTATGAAGGTTCCTTGGCAAACAGCTTTAGCAGGTGTGTTTGTTGCCTCACTTATTTTTATTTTGATTACAGCACTCAAGTTGAGGGAACGAATTATCAATGCAATTCCATCTGATTTGAAATACGCAATTTCGGCAGGAATTGGTTTGTTTATTGCATTTTTAGGACTACACGATGGTGGGATTATTGTTCCTAATAAGGATACTTTAGTTGGTCTAGGATCGTTTAGCGTTGGTTCAACTTGGTTAACAGTTTTTGGTTTGATCATTACAGTTGTTTTGATGTTACGCAATGTACCTGGAGCAATTTTTGTCGGTATGGTAGGAACAACAATCTTGGGACTTATTACAGGTCTGATTCATATGCCATCCTCGGTTGTCTCTGAAATTCCAAGTATTAAACCAACTTTTTTAACGGCATTAACACATGTTAAGGACATTAATACGCTTCAATTATGGGTGGTAGTTCTGACATTCTTGTTAGTAACGTTCTTTGATACAGCTGGAACACTTGTTGCTTTGGCTACACAGGCAGGTTTTATGCAGAATAATAAAATGCCTCGTGTCGGAAGGGCCTTGGCTTCAGATTCAACAGCAATGTTGTTTGGCTCATTAGTAGGGACTTCTCCAGTTGGCGCATTCGTAGAGTCATCCGCAGGAATTGCTGTTGGTGGCCGGAGTGGGTTCACAGCGGTTACAACGGGAATTTTCTTTATTCTTGGATTGTTTTTCTCTCCACTATTGGTTGTTGTAACTACACAAGTAACAGCGCCAGCCTTGATCATTGTTGGTGTATTGATGGCCCAATCAACTCGACAAATTGCCTGGGATAAGTTTGAAATTGCAGTTCCTGCATTTTTAATAATGATTGGAATGCCATTAACATATAGTATTTCGGACGGAATTGCTTTAGGTTTCATTATGTATCCAATTGCAATGATTGCTGCAAAACGGGGAAAAGAAGTCCATCCATTAATGTACGCATTATTCTTCGTGTTTATTGGATTTATGGCAATTCTAAATAAATAATAATTAATTTAAATCAGTTTTAGCAAAGCCCAGTTTGTGGTTAGCTAGAACTTTTTTATTTGGCGGTGTAATTCGTAAATAATAATCAGTTATAATGGAACAAAAAGAGAATGAGGAATGATATGGCAAATAAGTTTTACGCGGTCCGCAAGGGTAAGAAAACTGGAATTTTTTCAACATGGGATGAAACGCAAAAACAAGTAGCAGGTTTTTCGGGTGCTGAATTTAAGAGCTTTAAAACAAAATCAGAGGCACAAAGTTGGTTAGAAGGAACAGTATTCAAAAATGATGCGAGAAAGTCAGAAAGCTCAAATTTGATGCAAACGGTTTTGTATACGGATGGCGGATCAAGAAACACGGGAAATATTAAAGGTGGCCATGTACGATCTGAAGATTTTGCGGCATGGGCATATCTTCTTGAGGGACATGGGAAAAAGTTTTCAGAATCGGATGGGGAACAAGGTGCAACCAACAATCGCATGGAGATAATGGCCTTGATTAAAGGGCTAGAAGCAATACAAACGCATTTTAGTGAAGATGAACCTGTTTTGGTTGTCTCTGATTCTAAGTATGTTCTTGATGCCATCAATCAAAATTGGTTACGAGGATGGGCGCGTAATGCATGGAAAAAAAGTGATGGAAACACAGTTGCAAATAAGGAACTATGGCAAAAGGTTTGGAAACAGCTACAGAACTTTAAACATTTAGAATTTAAATGGACAAAAGGACATGCATCGAATGAAGGTAATGTTTTTGTAGACGAATTGTTGAATAAAACAATGGATCAGATGGTGGACAATACAAAGGCGCAAAGCAATAGTGAAAAGACAAGAAAAATAGATAAAGAAATCCCACCAGCCAAGAGCAATATTGATAAATCAGTTAACGACTTATCAAAAAGTTTTAGACAAATGGGATTATTTAAACACTAGTCATCTTCAATTTGAAAATGAAGGTATTGAGTGTCACTTTTTTTTACAATGCTAAATCCGGCCTTCTCAAGTAAATGGACGGATATCTTATTTTTAGGTAAGGTAAGAGCTTGAAGCTTTTTTAAATGAAGTTCATCAAAAACGAATAACACCATGCGGGTCAAAACTTCTTGCATAACGCCCTTATTTTGATGCTGGGGTAAGATTTCAAAGCGAATTATGGCAGAATCATGGTCGAAATCCCAGATGGCTACCATACCTAAGAACTCCCCAGTGTGTTTATCAGAGATTCCCCAAATAAGGGCCTGATTGTTCATTACCAAACGCATCATATTATTGACATAACCAGTTGTATCAACAATGGTTTCATCAATATCACGATCACTGTCTGCAGCAATACGGCGATTATGGCGAAGCTCAAAAACGTCACGAACTTTACTCATGGTTAGCCAGTCTAAAACGAACTTGTTTGTATATATTGGATGATAATGTTCAAAATTTTGCATAAATTGCACCTCGTTTGATCAATATTTATACAATACAATAAATTACTAAACTATCAAAATAATATTGTTTGGAATTTGATGAGTATTGGTTTATTATAAGATAAAATTAAAGATTTGAAAGGGTGAGTGATATGGACATTAAGTTTGATGAAACGGCGATTAACAGGGTTAAACCACATTTAGGTAATAATAAGCGATTGCTTTTAACTTTTGAAGACGGTGTTGGTGCTTATTCACAACATGCTATGATTCATATGCAAGTACAATTTTCAATTAACATTATTTCTAATGATATGGCAATTGATGAATATGACACAACACTCACCTCTAATTTAGGGGACGTCTTGATTAAGGGATACTCTAAAGAAGACTTAGATGATGGTTTGGTTATTTCTTACAATGATAAATTGAACACTTTAACACTTACCGGAAACGGCGGAGTAATAGATAGTAATCTTGGATTTATTGATTTTACGGATCCTAATGGGGTTAAGGAGAATCCTGCCCGCTAATTTTTAATGCTACCTTCGCCTGTTTGCCAATGTCATTAACACTGACGATTAAAGGGACGGAGGTTTTTTTATTGGAAAATCAAATTACACAAAAGAAATTTAGCTGGTCACTCTTTCTTAGTCCATTTGTGTCACGATTGGGTGATGAGCTATTTATTTTCGGATTGAATTGGTTCATTGTACAGGCTACTGGGCAAGCAGCATTGCTGGGAATAGTGCAAGGAATTGGTGGGGTTATATTAGTTTTTGGGGATTTAATTGCTGGCCCAATTGTGGATCGGTATAATCGTAAAAAAATAATGCTAACTTCTGATTTGGTCAGTTTTATTGCTTGCCTTATTGCTGCAGCAACTGTTGACGTAAAAGAACCCATTTTTTATCAATTAGTATTATTAACTGTTGTGATGGATATTGGCTTGGCATTTAATTTTCCAGCAGCTAAGGCAGTCGTTCCAGAAGTTATTGTTCCAACTGCATTGGCCAGATTTAATTCAATGGCTAACTCGGGAACAATGCTCGCCCAAGTTTTAGCACCATTAGTCGGTGGTTTTCTGTTGACGATTAGTTGGATTGACTTTAGAACATTTTTATTGTTTAACGCTTTCTCCTTCTTATTATCGTTTGTAATTACTTATGCTTTAAAATACCAACAAAAAACAAAGTTGGTAGAAAGCTTGCCGATTTTACGAAGTTTACGTGACGGATTAGCGTATATAAAGAAGGTCCCAGATTTATTTCGCTTAATTGTGTTTGAAGGCTTTTTCGCAGCCTTTGTAGCTGGGTTTTCGCTATTACTCCCATATGAAATTGATCGTTATTATCATGGAGATGAGAAACTTTATAGTTATGTTTTGACGGCTTTCGCGATTGGCGGGTTAATGGGGGCTCTTGGTTCTTCACTGAGTAAACGGGAACCACATATTCGACAAAACTATTTTGATGCGGGGATACTTGCTGCTGGAAGTTTGCTGGCAGCTTTGTTTCAGTCATATCCTGTTTTATTGGCCGCAGCTTTCGTGATTGGTTTGTTTATGTCCCTTTACGGAATTCGATTAATGACGATTGTACAGCAGATCGTGTCAACGGACATGTTAGGACGCGTTTTTTCAATTTGGTTTTTGATCTTTGATAGCGTAATGCCACTAAGCTCGTTTGTATTCGGATTTGTAGCAGATGCTTTACATCATGCAACTTTTTATGTACTATCACTTTTGATTGCTGTAGGACTTGTTTTGGTAATTTGTATGAAGAAACGATAGGCTTTTCTCCATACTTTTGGACGAATAGTAATGATAATAATACAAGCGTAAGTTTTAATCATACTAAAAAACCCTGAATAATGATGCTCTTCATTGTTCAGGGTTATCTATATATAGTTTACGATTAGTCAATAATTGGTATTGCTCGAAATTAGCAAATGTTATTTCCAATTGCTTTCATTTCTTTACGTTTTTCTTCGGTGCTTAAGTTTTCATCAGGGTGATAGTTAGTAACTGTTACGGCACCATCAAGGATACCACCGTTATCGCTTAGTTTAAGGATACCCATCTTATAATCAAGTGCCAGACCTTCACCTAAAAATGTTAATTCTTCTTTTCCGGTTGTTAGGTTAACATTTTGATCATTATCAATTGCAGTGCTGTAATCATCATCAGCCACTGGAGAAATAACGATTTGGTATTTATTGCCAACCGCACAGGATCCACCTAGTTTTGAAAATTTACTGGATCCGTCATCAAGTGCTAGAAAAATGTGCTGACCGTCAATGCCCTTAGATTTTAGATATTCAAATGCGTTTGGTTTAATATTTAGTTTCATAATAAATCCCTCCCTCAATGTTCTTAATTTTACTCTGTTTTTTCTATAAAACTAATATTTTGCTTGGATTTTTAAATTGGTATAGTTTTAAGCCGAAAATTGAATTATGATATATTATTTTTAATCAAAAGTATGCAAGGAGAGTCTGATGGATTTTAAAACAATTGATCATGTTGCTATTATTGGATCTAATTACGATGTAATGAAGGAATTTTACGTTTTAAAGCTCGGAATGGAAGTAATTAAGGAAACTGTTAGAGCAAAAAAGAATGATATAAAAATTGATTTAAGATTTGGAGAATTAACCTTCGAATTATTTATTAAGAATGATGCTCCAGAAAGAATTACGCACCCGGAAGCTAAGGGACTGCGCCATGTTTCATTTCACACTGATAATATTGAAAATGATATCGCTGAATTAAAAGAAAAGGGAGTAAGAGTTGAGGCAGTCCGGAGAGATGAATTAAATAACCGTAAAATGACATTTTTCTTTGATCCAGAAGGATTGCCATGGGAATTACATGAGTAAGCAACATAATTTTATATACAAACAAGCCCCGAATGACAGATAAAACATTGTTATTCAGGGCTTGTTTTTTGCTTGCTTTAAAGGGATTAATTTTTAAATTTTTTTAGATACCTTATAGGTGGTTACACCTGATTTAGTACTATCGTGAGCATCTTGCGCATAAAAAATGGCATATTCTTTACCACTCTTGTCATCCGTTACCACAACGAGTTCCCGATCTTTAGCAGAATCTTTGTGTTTGAAAATTTGTCCTTTTTTAATGGCTTCATTGTAATCATGAAAATTACCTAATGAGTCACCAGGATTAAAGAAAATAGTTTCGCTCATGAACAACATCTCCCTACTAACTTGGATAAGCTAAATATATCTAATAATTCATGAAAACGCAATCATAGTGCCCGTAGAATGTTAAAGATTTGTTCTCCAATTAATTGCATGCCATTATAAATTGCAATTCGATCGCTGGATGCAGAAGATAGGAATGCTAAGTCAATCTGATGATGATTAAAGATGTAGCGTGCAACATCGTGATCAACTTGGATACCTTCCCCGGTGTAATTCATGATAACAATTGGTAGTTGTGAATATTCAAAGTAGCCACTGATTTTTGATTTATTTTGTTGGGAACGCAATAAGTAATTAATGAAAGATCGGGAAGTAGAATGTGAATCTAAAATATCTGACATCAAATTAGAAGCATCTTGGCCAGAAATTAAATTATCATGGGTGCGATCAATATTGATTTCCTCTTTAAAAAAGCGTTCAAATGAGGTGTCTTGGTACTTACTGTTTCGTAGCCACTGATTAATTGTGCCTGGCCCGACACTGCTAATTAAGAGATTGGCTGCCGAATCATCTTCAACTGTTAAAATTAAAGTTATCAAATCACTTATTTTCCAATTTGAAATGGAGAGATGTGACAAGACACCCTTACCATTTACAATGCTTTGGGGCGCTGTTCCGATGAGTTGATCTAAGTTTAATCGTGTGTGATCGATTTCCTCAAAGAAATATTCAAGGATTAGTAATTTAGACAATCCGACCGCCGGATGCCTAAAATCTGGATTAAAGTTAATGAATTCCTTTCCGTCCAGTTTAACTTGTAAGGTCAGATTGCCTGGTAGGTCATGCAAAAGCTTAAAAATAATATTACGACTGTTTAAAAGTTGATTATTCATGGTTACTCCTTTAAATAGATGCTCAATAATCTTATTATACATGCAAATTAATATCGACAGGTAAATGTAATTTTATCGGGCGCTTTTGCGCTTATCGGGTCGTTTTTGGTCCACGCGGGACATTTTTTGAAAAAAGTTTTATTTTTTTTATTTTGAAAAGAATTAGCATGAAAACTTGAGGATAAAGGAATTTTACAGAAAGCGGTTTCATAAAACTGCTGAAATTGCAATCTATTTGTTTTTGAAAGCCTTTACTTTGAAAAAGCAGTTGATATAATTACCTCGTAAAATAAAATAAGATTTACCCCAAAGAGGAGGATTATTATGGCTGTAGCAGAAAAGAAAGCAAAGAAAACACAATCAGTAGAAAACTACTATTGATGAGATGGTTTCACGCTCGCACGTAGCACTCGATAAGTTGGAAAGTTTTACTCAAGAACAAGTCGATAAGATTTGTGAAGCGGTTGCTTTGGCAGGACTGGAAAATCACATGAAGTTAGCCAAAATGGCTGTTGAAGAAACGGGCCGTGGTGTGGTTGAAGACAAAGCTATTAAAAATATATACGCTAGTGAATATATTTGGAACAGTATCCGTAATGATAAAACTGTTGGAATTATTAATGATGATGATGAGAAACAAATCATTGAAATTGCAGAGCCTCTTGGGGTAATTGCAGGAGTAACACCAGTAACAAACCCAACATCAACAGTTGTTTTCAAAACATTACTTGCCTTGAAAACGCGAAACACAATTATTTTTGGATTCCATCCACAAGCACAAAAGTCTTGTGTTGAAACAGGAAAGATTTTAGAAAAAGCTGCAGTTGAGGCTGGTGCACCTGAAAATTCAATTCAATGGATTGAAGAACCAAGCATTGAAGCAACTAACGCTCTAATGAATAACGATGGTGTGGCTTCAGTTTTAGCTACA is a window of Pediococcus claussenii ATCC BAA-344 DNA encoding:
- a CDS encoding lipoprotein; protein product: MNKKIGLLLSLGAVALALAGCSRDNLTVGASTKKADGMVAIIKGRVASKAKVSYSIDNAATQSTKNVGGAYTIEIPSTTKEQKVKVTAKNDGSTISKTVTVEKEKRLADFSKFKDSFNQAIVGMNMSKSDQQLAQKLQKEGAELKKQAPADPKKAQAELAAMPAAERVQAMQKMKAMQQQASDLKKQSAQLQSDMDKIKNDKKDQLIPDSPKTGVTEWVNQKEYQIRGNYQNGDMMGLTVIATTKAMKHPSQAKGFGTAFGIAAKEVGANPKDVMNQFKSYSKKAKSGQTTMKTITSNGVKFNIGLSTTRLYIYITK
- a CDS encoding NCS2 family permease, which produces MNSIAKYFKFSELKTNYRTEIIAGLTTYISMVYIMFVNPNVLGASGMDKGAVFTATGLASAFGCMLMGILANYPIASAPALGINAFFAYSVSIGMKVPWQTALAGVFVASLIFILITALKLRERIINAIPSDLKYAISAGIGLFIAFLGLHDGGIIVPNKDTLVGLGSFSVGSTWLTVFGLIITVVLMLRNVPGAIFVGMVGTTILGLITGLIHMPSSVVSEIPSIKPTFLTALTHVKDINTLQLWVVVLTFLLVTFFDTAGTLVALATQAGFMQNNKMPRVGRALASDSTAMLFGSLVGTSPVGAFVESSAGIAVGGRSGFTAVTTGIFFILGLFFSPLLVVVTTQVTAPALIIVGVLMAQSTRQIAWDKFEIAVPAFLIMIGMPLTYSISDGIALGFIMYPIAMIAAKRGKEVHPLMYALFFVFIGFMAILNK
- a CDS encoding ribonuclease H family protein, with translation MANKFYAVRKGKKTGIFSTWDETQKQVAGFSGAEFKSFKTKSEAQSWLEGTVFKNDARKSESSNLMQTVLYTDGGSRNTGNIKGGHVRSEDFAAWAYLLEGHGKKFSESDGEQGATNNRMEIMALIKGLEAIQTHFSEDEPVLVVSDSKYVLDAINQNWLRGWARNAWKKSDGNTVANKELWQKVWKQLQNFKHLEFKWTKGHASNEGNVFVDELLNKTMDQMVDNTKAQSNSEKTRKIDKEIPPAKSNIDKSVNDLSKSFRQMGLFKH
- a CDS encoding GNAT family N-acetyltransferase, with amino-acid sequence MQNFEHYHPIYTNKFVLDWLTMSKVRDVFELRHNRRIAADSDRDIDETIVDTTGYVNNMMRLVMNNQALIWGISDKHTGEFLGMVAIWDFDHDSAIIRFEILPQHQNKGVMQEVLTRMVLFVFDELHLKKLQALTLPKNKISVHLLEKAGFSIVKKSDTQYLHFQIEDD
- a CDS encoding iron-sulfur cluster biosynthesis family protein, translated to MDIKFDETAINRVKPHLGNNKRLLLTFEDGVGAYSQHAMIHMQVQFSINIISNDMAIDEYDTTLTSNLGDVLIKGYSKEDLDDGLVISYNDKLNTLTLTGNGGVIDSNLGFIDFTDPNGVKENPAR
- a CDS encoding MFS transporter; translated protein: MENQITQKKFSWSLFLSPFVSRLGDELFIFGLNWFIVQATGQAALLGIVQGIGGVILVFGDLIAGPIVDRYNRKKIMLTSDLVSFIACLIAAATVDVKEPIFYQLVLLTVVMDIGLAFNFPAAKAVVPEVIVPTALARFNSMANSGTMLAQVLAPLVGGFLLTISWIDFRTFLLFNAFSFLLSFVITYALKYQQKTKLVESLPILRSLRDGLAYIKKVPDLFRLIVFEGFFAAFVAGFSLLLPYEIDRYYHGDEKLYSYVLTAFAIGGLMGALGSSLSKREPHIRQNYFDAGILAAGSLLAALFQSYPVLLAAAFVIGLFMSLYGIRLMTIVQQIVSTDMLGRVFSIWFLIFDSVMPLSSFVFGFVADALHHATFYVLSLLIAVGLVLVICMKKR
- a CDS encoding iron-sulfur cluster biosynthesis family protein, whose translation is MKLNIKPNAFEYLKSKGIDGQHIFLALDDGSSKFSKLGGSCAVGNKYQIVISPVADDDYSTAIDNDQNVNLTTGKEELTFLGEGLALDYKMGILKLSDNGGILDGAVTVTNYHPDENLSTEEKRKEMKAIGNNIC
- a CDS encoding VOC family protein; translation: MDFKTIDHVAIIGSNYDVMKEFYVLKLGMEVIKETVRAKKNDIKIDLRFGELTFELFIKNDAPERITHPEAKGLRHVSFHTDNIENDIAELKEKGVRVEAVRRDELNNRKMTFFFDPEGLPWELHE
- a CDS encoding serine hydrolase, coding for MNNQLLNSRNIIFKLLHDLPGNLTLQVKLDGKEFINFNPDFRHPAVGLSKLLILEYFFEEIDHTRLNLDQLIGTAPQSIVNGKGVLSHLSISNWKISDLITLILTVEDDSAANLLISSVGPGTINQWLRNSKYQDTSFERFFKEEINIDRTHDNLISGQDASNLMSDILDSHSTSRSFINYLLRSQQNKSKISGYFEYSQLPIVIMNYTGEGIQVDHDVARYIFNHHQIDLAFLSSASSDRIAIYNGMQLIGEQIFNILRAL